From a single Francisella halioticida genomic region:
- a CDS encoding FAD-dependent monooxygenase, with the protein MHDYHKNNSPEEIIHIPLWVTERVLRSRLSKLSLVEILKNTMVAEVNNQSNDLIQIKAKNRKTNQTEKFYAKYVVGCDGANSVVRNALGINFSKLASGRRMTNILFEAPDLFSKTKIDKAMVCFTINNQHSGVVGTVDPNNNLWYTLFYDESDTKNIEDLDIDSIINKMVGFEFNKKIVSATYWDMQVKLADEYSKNNKIFLVGESAHSFAPTGELGLNTAFGDASNLAWKLAHVIKGKLIYTVNLEQFTTSFSIIYSN; encoded by the coding sequence ATGCATGATTATCATAAGAATAACTCTCCTGAGGAGATTATTCATATTCCATTATGGGTGACTGAAAGAGTTTTAAGATCAAGATTAAGTAAATTAAGCTTGGTTGAAATATTGAAAAACACGATGGTTGCTGAAGTTAATAATCAAAGTAATGATCTTATACAAATAAAAGCTAAAAACCGCAAAACTAATCAAACAGAAAAGTTTTATGCTAAGTATGTGGTTGGTTGTGATGGTGCAAATAGTGTTGTGCGTAATGCCTTAGGTATAAATTTTAGTAAACTAGCTTCTGGAAGACGTATGACTAATATACTCTTTGAAGCTCCTGATTTATTTAGCAAAACTAAAATTGATAAAGCTATGGTATGTTTTACTATAAATAACCAGCACTCTGGAGTTGTAGGTACGGTTGATCCAAATAATAACCTTTGGTATACACTTTTTTATGATGAAAGTGATACTAAAAATATCGAGGATTTAGATATTGATTCAATAATCAATAAAATGGTAGGGTTTGAGTTTAATAAGAAAATAGTTAGTGCTACTTACTGGGATATGCAAGTTAAGCTAGCAGACGAGTATTCAAAAAATAATAAGATATTCCTTGTAGGAGAGAGTGCACATTCTTTTGCTCCAACAGGAGAATTAGGTCTAAATACTGCCTTTGGAGATGCGTCAAACTTAGCTTGGAAGCTAGCTCATGTAATCAAAGGCAAACTGATCTACACCGTCAATTTGGAACAGTTTACTACTTCATTTTCCATTATATATTCAAATTGA
- a CDS encoding LPS-assembly protein LptD encodes MLKGIRKYLLICFGTVLCAVQANAARILDNNPIKEDWKCDVVDGQWSCQRSKKPKNLFNKELKPAQKEKALADDLSWVNKPEYLIGGYYSNDSQFTKALCESKRTDVSYENAEYDTDGTLIASGNVEVLQCDQELYGNNAIVNFNADRSSIKSLVMTGDVIARQPSTGIVLRTKELDTNVNDGTFSAGETYFRMAREAPDTRIYNKENFSGYLRGYAKSFKKEDANNLILTDGYITSGGPYDNAWKITGKNIDIDTKEGMAYVKGGFFKIENVPVMYLPYFSHPINDKRRSGFLMPSFAQNGNSGLALSVPYYFNLAPNYDLLLNTIFWTDRGLMEDGTFRYKSEYTQNQFEGSIVPYDFKAQKMRGAFSLSSKGDFENGITTNLQYDYISDSQYYNDFSAGNVNLVTKTLLDREFDISYTNDNIDSSVTVLDYGVVNSNIDLANIPYGKLPEVKFNITSDGYTPDYLKVSLDTLNTFFYKAQGVVQPLVSSAQGTNVNGFRSVEVPKIDGIFSNSWSSVDTSIALPIRYYQLNNKDTDIVKFNQNSVTSVLPIFNIDASAYFDHDYTTSDGAYTGTLRPRLFYTYIPYQDQSNIPLFDTSQQNEQYMQMFQVNRFTGWDRINNANQLTYALEASTTNQADGSTVASAKIGQMMFFDDRRVSLCQGQPGCDPLKLDPYANDTFSPIMSSFEFQIMKHVYLSAQINYRLQSEKFDYQVYQLSYKDDNENIFNISFNNIDRDWNAITQQQINQGIPPPSQETITLSTILNITDHWGLTALWNYNFKQAKTSNVFAGLQYNAKSWAIRALWQATAYTNEDPNNTQALGSLTNTYLLEFELKGIGGAGATNLASRLNQINGYQSGEWGVGT; translated from the coding sequence ATGCTAAAGGGGATTCGTAAGTATTTATTGATATGCTTTGGTACTGTTTTATGTGCAGTGCAAGCTAATGCTGCACGTATTCTTGATAACAACCCTATTAAAGAGGACTGGAAATGTGACGTTGTTGATGGCCAATGGTCATGCCAACGCTCTAAAAAACCAAAGAATCTCTTTAATAAAGAATTAAAACCTGCTCAAAAAGAAAAGGCTCTAGCTGATGACTTAAGCTGGGTAAACAAGCCCGAATATTTGATCGGTGGATATTACAGTAATGATAGCCAGTTTACTAAAGCATTATGTGAATCAAAAAGAACTGATGTTTCTTACGAAAATGCCGAATATGATACCGATGGAACATTAATTGCCTCTGGAAATGTAGAGGTATTACAATGCGACCAGGAGCTTTATGGAAACAATGCCATAGTTAATTTTAATGCTGACAGAAGCTCAATAAAATCACTAGTAATGACTGGTGATGTAATTGCAAGACAGCCATCAACAGGCATTGTTTTACGTACAAAAGAATTAGATACTAATGTTAATGATGGTACTTTTAGTGCTGGAGAAACTTATTTCAGAATGGCTCGAGAGGCTCCTGACACACGTATTTATAATAAAGAGAATTTTAGTGGATATTTAAGAGGTTATGCAAAAAGTTTTAAAAAAGAAGATGCTAATAACCTAATTTTAACAGATGGTTATATCACATCTGGCGGACCTTATGACAACGCATGGAAAATAACTGGTAAGAACATTGACATAGATACTAAAGAAGGAATGGCGTACGTTAAAGGTGGTTTTTTTAAGATTGAAAATGTTCCTGTAATGTATTTACCATACTTTTCTCACCCAATAAATGATAAAAGACGATCAGGCTTTTTAATGCCTAGTTTTGCTCAAAATGGTAACTCAGGTCTTGCTTTATCAGTTCCTTATTACTTTAACCTAGCGCCAAACTACGATCTGCTTTTAAACACTATATTTTGGACAGATAGAGGTTTAATGGAAGATGGGACATTCCGTTACAAGTCAGAATACACTCAAAACCAATTTGAAGGATCTATTGTACCTTATGATTTCAAAGCGCAGAAAATGCGAGGAGCATTCTCACTATCAAGTAAAGGCGATTTTGAAAACGGTATAACGACAAACTTACAATATGACTATATAAGTGATTCTCAGTACTATAATGACTTCTCTGCAGGTAACGTCAACTTAGTTACAAAAACACTATTAGACAGAGAGTTTGACATAAGCTATACAAATGACAATATTGATTCAAGTGTTACAGTTCTAGACTATGGCGTAGTAAACTCGAATATTGACTTAGCTAATATACCTTATGGAAAGCTTCCTGAAGTTAAATTTAATATAACATCAGATGGTTATACTCCAGATTACCTAAAAGTAAGCCTGGACACACTTAATACATTCTTCTATAAAGCACAAGGGGTTGTACAACCATTAGTAAGCTCTGCTCAAGGTACAAATGTTAATGGCTTTAGGTCTGTTGAGGTTCCCAAAATAGATGGTATTTTTTCTAATAGTTGGAGCTCGGTAGATACCTCAATAGCCCTTCCTATTCGTTATTATCAGTTGAACAATAAAGATACAGATATAGTTAAGTTTAACCAAAACTCTGTGACTAGCGTCCTACCTATATTTAATATAGATGCCAGTGCTTATTTTGATCATGATTATACAACTAGTGATGGTGCTTATACAGGAACATTAAGACCTCGTCTATTCTATACCTATATACCATATCAAGACCAGTCAAACATCCCATTATTTGATACATCACAACAAAATGAGCAGTATATGCAAATGTTCCAGGTTAACCGTTTCACAGGCTGGGATAGAATTAATAACGCAAACCAGCTTACATATGCTTTAGAAGCATCAACAACTAATCAAGCAGACGGTAGTACAGTTGCATCGGCAAAAATAGGTCAAATGATGTTTTTTGATGATAGGCGAGTTAGTTTATGTCAAGGACAACCTGGTTGTGATCCATTAAAATTAGATCCATATGCAAACGATACTTTCTCACCAATAATGTCTTCATTTGAATTCCAAATAATGAAACATGTTTATTTATCCGCACAGATAAACTATCGCCTACAAAGTGAAAAATTTGACTATCAGGTTTATCAGCTTTCATACAAAGATGATAATGAGAACATATTTAATATTTCTTTTAACAATATTGATAGAGACTGGAATGCTATAACTCAACAACAGATAAACCAGGGCATCCCCCCTCCATCTCAAGAAACTATTACTCTATCAACAATACTAAACATTACTGATCATTGGGGACTTACTGCCTTGTGGAACTATAACTTCAAACAAGCTAAAACCTCAAACGTATTTGCAGGATTACAATATAACGCCAAATCTTGGGCTATTAGAGCACTATGGCAAGCCACAGCTTACACTAATGAAGATCCCAATAATACCCAAGCTCTAGGTAGCTTAACAAATACTTACCTACTAGAATTTGAACTTAAGGGTATTGGGGGTGCTGGAGCAACTAATCTAGCCTCTAGATTAAACCAAATTAATGGTTACCAATCCGGAGAATGGGGGGTAGGCACATAA
- a CDS encoding FAD-dependent monooxygenase, whose product MGHLGVKTLVLEKYDEPMYSARAQLLNSRTMELMLRWDTCDALRKISLTLYGAQV is encoded by the coding sequence TTGGGTCACTTAGGTGTTAAGACTCTAGTTCTAGAAAAATATGATGAGCCTATGTACTCCGCTCGAGCTCAGCTGCTTAACTCAAGAACAATGGAGCTAATGTTACGCTGGGATACATGTGATGCTCTTAGAAAAATATCTCTAACCTTATATGGTGCTCAGGTTTAA
- a CDS encoding IS3 family transposase, with amino-acid sequence MGWKVTQPRVSKRMKLLGLHAKAARKHKKTTDSNHNKYVSDNLLEQNFTALSVNHRWVTDITYVPTQEGWLYLCVIIDLFSRSVIGWAMDSRMKADLVCNALNMALFRRNFPSGVIIHSDKWSQYCSKQYQDIIKEHWLLSSMSSKGCCYDNTACESFFGTLKVELVHDESYKTREEAKLSIFEYIEAYYNTKRRHSTINYMTPYQFEYIMENEVVNCSKLTV; translated from the coding sequence ATGGGTTGGAAAGTTACTCAACCTAGAGTATCTAAACGTATGAAATTACTTGGCTTACATGCTAAAGCGGCTCGTAAGCATAAGAAAACTACAGATTCTAACCACAACAAATATGTTTCTGATAATTTATTAGAACAAAACTTCACTGCTTTATCTGTAAATCATAGGTGGGTTACAGATATAACTTATGTACCTACACAAGAGGGGTGGCTGTATCTTTGTGTGATTATAGATTTATTCTCAAGATCAGTTATTGGTTGGGCAATGGATTCTAGGATGAAAGCGGATTTAGTTTGTAATGCTTTAAATATGGCATTATTTAGAAGAAATTTTCCTAGTGGTGTGATTATACACTCTGATAAATGGTCACAGTACTGTAGCAAACAATATCAAGACATTATTAAAGAACACTGGCTACTATCAAGTATGAGCTCTAAAGGATGCTGTTACGATAATACTGCTTGTGAAAGTTTCTTTGGAACTTTAAAAGTAGAGTTAGTACATGATGAAAGCTATAAAACTAGAGAAGAAGCTAAACTATCAATATTTGAATATATTGAAGCTTACTATAATACAAAAAGGAGACATTCTACAATAAATTATATGACTCCATATCAATTTGAATATATAATGGAAAATGAAGTAGTAAACTGTTCCAAATTGACGGTGTAG
- the rsmA gene encoding 16S rRNA (adenine(1518)-N(6)/adenine(1519)-N(6))-dimethyltransferase RsmA, with protein sequence MQYKTKAKKFLGQNFLQDENIIQKIVKLANIKKHNIVLEIGPGLGALTRHLLSACSNVNVVEFDSSVINTLIENCEIYGKPNVYNEDFLKFNINKIPSEKVKLIGNLPYNISSPILFKTIEISNMIIDAHFMLQKEVVERIVSSPNNKSYGRLSVILQYHFDCNMVLKVPPEVFYPQPKVDSAILRLKPKNNKSFLKDYAFFEKMVKQSFAQRRKTLHNNLNDILKNKNIDSDTLPINTKLRAENLSVDEFVCLANFLS encoded by the coding sequence ATGCAATATAAGACAAAAGCTAAAAAATTCTTGGGACAGAACTTTCTTCAAGATGAAAATATTATTCAAAAAATTGTCAAATTAGCAAATATAAAAAAACATAATATTGTCTTAGAAATAGGCCCTGGACTGGGAGCTCTAACAAGACATTTGTTAAGCGCATGTTCTAATGTAAATGTAGTTGAATTTGACTCTAGCGTTATTAACACTTTGATTGAAAATTGTGAGATATATGGTAAACCTAATGTATATAATGAAGATTTTCTAAAATTTAATATAAATAAAATTCCTTCAGAGAAAGTTAAACTAATAGGCAACCTTCCTTATAATATTTCATCTCCTATTTTATTTAAAACTATTGAAATTAGCAACATGATTATAGATGCTCATTTCATGTTACAGAAAGAGGTAGTTGAGCGAATAGTATCTTCTCCAAATAACAAGTCTTATGGTAGATTATCTGTAATTTTACAATATCATTTTGACTGCAATATGGTACTTAAAGTACCTCCAGAAGTTTTTTACCCACAACCTAAAGTTGACTCTGCTATTCTTAGACTAAAACCCAAAAATAATAAAAGCTTTTTAAAAGATTATGCTTTTTTTGAAAAAATGGTCAAACAAAGTTTTGCGCAACGCAGAAAAACCTTGCATAATAACTTAAATGATATATTAAAAAATAAAAACATTGACTCAGACACCTTGCCGATTAACACTAAATTAAGGGCAGAAAATTTAAGCGTTGATGAGTTTGTTTGTTTAGCAAACTTTTTAAGTTAA
- a CDS encoding SurA N-terminal domain-containing protein, with translation MKKVLILILSITIFTSSYCDISSSLFQNAFGPGANNSTLNQPTQSPNSKQLINKTVAIVNNKPITSFELNEEVAKLQAAQGINPNLTPASLKLKRKALQSLIAQAVLIQLAQQNNISVSDAQIDNTIRDIAAKNGISEESLKLNIEAAGMSFDSYKDRIRKQLMVNQLQKQAISQQVYVSPEEVQKYIKKHQEEFDREMQPIKIYTLNNFIIALPDSQRARKRKIEQFKKLATAVNKGLIDFSEMTKQFSQAPNASSGGQLSQQIKFESIPEMYKNHVKNLKDHQVSQPFVVNHTLQMIYIDNLDEYAPILSKNIKKYYVYAIEIKLSNGMTAKGAKDALDRARLAIQSGQAFSKVAEKYNQNYSHANGNFKWVSGLDTPPSLPPAAFAQLGQLKKGELSEAFQADAKTWIIIKYTKVKEYDAVKELEEQKALEAIFANKAQEIYKTWLTSIKDDAYIEILQKNLKTPELY, from the coding sequence ATGAAAAAAGTACTTATTCTTATATTATCTATAACAATATTTACTAGCAGTTATTGCGATATTTCATCAAGCTTATTTCAAAATGCCTTTGGTCCTGGAGCAAATAATAGTACTCTTAATCAACCAACACAATCACCAAATAGTAAGCAACTAATAAACAAAACTGTAGCTATAGTAAATAACAAACCAATAACCTCTTTCGAGCTAAATGAAGAAGTTGCTAAACTTCAGGCTGCACAAGGTATCAACCCTAACTTAACCCCTGCATCTCTTAAATTAAAAAGAAAAGCTCTACAAAGCCTAATAGCTCAAGCTGTACTAATACAACTTGCTCAACAGAACAATATCAGTGTATCTGATGCCCAAATTGACAACACGATTAGAGATATTGCTGCTAAAAATGGAATTTCTGAAGAGTCATTAAAACTAAATATAGAGGCAGCTGGAATGTCTTTTGATAGCTATAAAGATAGAATTAGAAAACAACTTATGGTAAATCAACTGCAGAAACAAGCCATCTCTCAGCAAGTATATGTTTCACCAGAAGAAGTACAAAAATATATAAAGAAACACCAAGAAGAATTTGATAGAGAAATGCAACCTATCAAAATTTATACCTTAAACAATTTTATAATAGCTTTACCAGATTCACAAAGAGCTCGTAAAAGAAAGATTGAACAATTTAAAAAACTTGCTACTGCTGTAAATAAAGGGCTTATTGATTTCTCTGAAATGACAAAACAATTTTCTCAAGCTCCTAATGCTAGTTCTGGTGGTCAACTAAGCCAACAAATAAAATTTGAATCAATACCAGAGATGTATAAAAATCATGTAAAAAATCTAAAAGATCATCAGGTTTCACAACCCTTTGTTGTTAATCACACTCTACAAATGATTTATATTGATAATCTAGATGAATATGCCCCAATACTAAGTAAAAACATAAAAAAATATTATGTATATGCAATTGAAATTAAACTAAGTAATGGAATGACTGCAAAAGGTGCTAAAGATGCTCTTGATAGAGCTAGACTTGCTATTCAAAGTGGTCAAGCTTTTTCAAAAGTTGCCGAAAAATATAATCAAAACTATAGTCATGCAAACGGAAATTTTAAATGGGTTTCAGGATTAGATACACCTCCTTCTTTACCTCCAGCTGCTTTTGCCCAATTAGGACAACTAAAAAAAGGAGAGCTTTCAGAAGCATTTCAGGCAGATGCAAAAACATGGATAATCATCAAATATACGAAAGTTAAAGAATATGATGCCGTTAAAGAGCTTGAAGAGCAAAAAGCTTTAGAGGCTATTTTTGCTAATAAAGCTCAAGAAATTTATAAAACATGGTTAACATCAATAAAAGATGATGCTTACATAGAAATCTTACAAAAAAATTTAAAAACACCTGAGCTCTATTAA
- the argS gene encoding arginine--tRNA ligase — protein sequence MNIEAYLSKILAKAFQNLGYAESFAKVVVSTREGVGHFQCNGAMPLAKFAKKPPFIIAQNIIDSIDDKDIFAKLEVAKPGFINITLSSDFLAKVTNEFLNAEKFGVKNNNNPKKVVLDFGGPNVAKPMHVGHIRSALLGDALQRIHRFYDDNVVSDVHLGDWGTQMGMLIEEIKLELPDLVYFDESFTGEYPQKSPVTVKELAEIYPRASKRCKSDITDMEKARQATFELQQGRRGYIALWQHFVRISVEAIKKDYDSLGVSFDLWLGESDANRFVDEMITHFKAENFIYEDEGAWVIDTNKEGISPLIVVKSDGAVMYGTTDLATLWQRNKDLDPDEVIYVVDKRQSLHFKQVFSVAERTGVVSDRCGLKHIAFGTMNGKDGRPFKTREGGVMHLSDLISQAQQCARDKMLEEKNVHVINQIAIATIKFGDLVNNYSNDYIFDLEKIAQYEGKTGPYLLYTTVRAKSILRKIFGDDYCLEYLIKDYKIASTQNEHEEKLQLQLLQFPIAVARAYENSQPHHICEYAYSLANSFNKFYVNCPITSLGDGTVKETRVALCLAAVKAMAIALGLLGISIPERM from the coding sequence ATGAATATAGAAGCTTACTTATCAAAAATACTTGCAAAAGCTTTTCAAAACCTGGGATACGCTGAGAGTTTTGCTAAAGTTGTCGTTTCAACTCGAGAGGGTGTAGGGCATTTTCAATGTAACGGGGCGATGCCGTTAGCAAAATTTGCAAAAAAACCTCCATTTATTATTGCTCAAAATATTATTGATAGTATTGATGATAAGGATATTTTTGCAAAACTAGAAGTTGCTAAGCCGGGATTTATCAATATAACTTTATCAAGCGATTTTTTAGCAAAGGTTACTAATGAGTTTTTAAACGCAGAGAAATTTGGTGTTAAAAATAATAACAATCCGAAAAAAGTAGTCTTAGACTTTGGAGGTCCAAATGTTGCTAAGCCAATGCATGTTGGACATATACGATCTGCATTATTAGGAGATGCCCTACAAAGGATACATCGTTTTTATGATGATAATGTAGTTTCAGACGTACATTTAGGAGATTGGGGTACTCAGATGGGTATGCTAATTGAGGAAATTAAGTTAGAACTTCCTGATTTAGTTTATTTTGATGAGAGCTTTACCGGAGAATATCCTCAAAAATCGCCTGTTACAGTTAAAGAATTGGCGGAAATTTATCCGAGAGCTTCAAAAAGATGTAAATCAGATATCACTGATATGGAAAAAGCTAGACAAGCTACTTTTGAATTACAGCAAGGGCGTCGAGGCTATATAGCGCTATGGCAGCATTTTGTTAGAATCTCTGTAGAGGCTATCAAGAAGGATTATGATAGTTTGGGTGTGAGCTTTGACTTATGGCTAGGTGAGAGTGATGCTAATAGGTTCGTTGATGAAATGATTACTCACTTTAAAGCAGAGAATTTTATTTATGAGGATGAAGGTGCCTGGGTTATAGATACAAATAAAGAAGGTATTTCGCCTCTTATAGTTGTTAAAAGTGACGGAGCAGTTATGTATGGTACGACAGACTTAGCGACTTTATGGCAACGTAATAAAGATCTTGATCCGGATGAGGTTATCTATGTTGTAGATAAAAGACAATCTTTACATTTTAAGCAAGTATTTAGTGTTGCTGAGAGAACAGGGGTAGTGAGTGATAGGTGTGGGCTTAAACATATAGCTTTTGGCACAATGAATGGTAAGGATGGTAGGCCGTTTAAAACACGAGAAGGTGGGGTTATGCACTTATCAGATTTAATTTCTCAAGCACAACAATGTGCTAGAGATAAAATGCTTGAGGAAAAAAATGTGCATGTAATAAATCAGATAGCTATAGCTACAATTAAGTTTGGTGATTTGGTTAATAATTACTCAAATGACTATATCTTTGATCTAGAAAAAATTGCTCAATATGAAGGTAAAACAGGTCCTTATCTTTTGTATACGACTGTGAGAGCTAAGTCAATTCTTAGAAAAATATTCGGAGATGATTATTGTTTAGAATATTTAATTAAAGACTATAAAATAGCTTCTACACAAAACGAGCATGAAGAAAAATTACAACTTCAACTCTTACAGTTTCCAATAGCTGTTGCTAGAGCTTATGAAAATTCTCAACCGCATCATATTTGTGAATATGCTTATTCCTTAGCAAATAGTTTTAATAAGTTCTATGTGAATTGTCCTATTACAAGCCTTGGTGATGGGACTGTTAAAGAAACTCGAGTAGCTTTATGTTTAGCAGCTGTAAAAGCAATGGCTATAGCTCTTGGCCTATTAGGTATTTCAATTCCTGAAAGGATGTAA